A single Terriglobales bacterium DNA region contains:
- a CDS encoding methyl-accepting chemotaxis protein — translation MTASGLIFVAAVSAAGYWGISTVTKTIAEVSATSSAIRNHVEAGVYLDMARADVSAVFMHKGEDQQNKVEELLQHAKLLKERMAKARMLAVSSTMQANLADEHRLTEQYITSSQELVDTIVHNPSAAASQLGNFLQLYKDLQQKIEVTSDQLETEAKDAERSANIKASRAIHLMFVMGGLSLLLLLVIALRTTASITRPLASLSALFEEMAKGANDLTWRVDEDRKDEIGELGKWLNMFIQKVHDIVAQIAGTAEHVASATDQISSGASQQAQGAAAQKEQALLVGKAMQEMSSTVLQVSEHSARAAGAARNASETARAGGDIVNQTLVKMRAIAESVSSTGQKITALGKSSDHIGRIINVIDDIADQTNLLALNAAIEAARAGEQGRGFAVVADEVRKLAERTTTATKEIAQMIKQVQDETQKSVRAMEAGTRQAEEGVLTTAKAGDSLKEIIQMAEEVGSMITQIASASTEQSSATEEVNRNLESIEKIVHDSAGRAEDAAKACQDLSGLAIDLQKLVGSFKLRTHDGSGKSSSTLQGKALLASASNKAKGKAMAATAD, via the coding sequence ATGACGGCTAGCGGCCTGATATTTGTGGCGGCCGTGAGCGCGGCTGGATACTGGGGCATTTCTACCGTCACAAAAACAATCGCTGAGGTGTCGGCCACCAGTTCAGCTATTCGAAACCACGTCGAAGCCGGCGTTTATCTCGATATGGCGCGGGCAGACGTTTCTGCCGTCTTCATGCACAAAGGAGAGGACCAGCAGAATAAGGTGGAAGAACTCCTCCAGCATGCCAAGTTGCTCAAAGAACGAATGGCTAAGGCGAGAATGCTGGCAGTGAGCTCCACCATGCAGGCCAATCTTGCCGACGAACACCGCCTCACCGAGCAATACATCACCAGTAGCCAGGAATTGGTGGACACCATCGTTCACAACCCCAGCGCCGCCGCATCACAGCTCGGCAATTTCCTGCAGCTATATAAAGACCTTCAGCAAAAAATTGAAGTCACCAGCGACCAGCTCGAAACTGAGGCCAAGGACGCCGAGCGCAGTGCCAATATTAAGGCCTCACGCGCCATCCACCTTATGTTCGTAATGGGTGGCCTTTCCCTTCTGCTGCTACTGGTCATCGCCTTGCGCACCACGGCCAGCATCACTCGACCCTTGGCGTCGCTCTCCGCCTTATTCGAGGAAATGGCCAAGGGCGCCAACGATCTGACATGGCGAGTGGATGAAGACCGCAAGGATGAAATCGGCGAATTAGGAAAATGGCTGAACATGTTCATCCAGAAAGTGCACGATATCGTCGCCCAAATCGCCGGCACCGCTGAACATGTTGCGAGCGCGACCGATCAGATATCTTCCGGCGCCAGCCAACAAGCACAAGGCGCAGCCGCTCAGAAGGAGCAGGCTTTGCTGGTCGGCAAGGCGATGCAGGAAATGTCCTCCACCGTCCTGCAAGTGTCCGAACACTCAGCTAGGGCAGCGGGAGCCGCGCGAAATGCCTCCGAAACCGCCCGCGCTGGAGGCGACATTGTCAACCAGACTCTCGTCAAAATGCGCGCCATTGCGGAATCCGTCAGCAGCACTGGACAGAAAATCACCGCACTGGGAAAAAGTTCTGACCACATTGGCCGCATTATCAATGTAATTGACGATATCGCCGACCAGACCAATCTGCTGGCGCTCAATGCCGCTATTGAAGCCGCTCGTGCTGGAGAGCAAGGCCGCGGCTTTGCCGTGGTGGCCGACGAGGTACGCAAACTGGCCGAAAGGACCACGACCGCCACCAAGGAAATTGCACAAATGATCAAGCAGGTGCAGGACGAAACCCAGAAGTCGGTTCGTGCCATGGAAGCTGGAACCAGACAAGCCGAGGAAGGAGTTCTGACGACTGCCAAAGCGGGCGATTCCCTCAAAGAAATCATTCAGATGGCGGAGGAGGTCGGCTCCATGATTACTCAGATAGCGTCCGCTTCTACGGAGCAGTCGAGTGCGACCGAGGAGGTGAATAGGAACCTTGAGAGTATTGAGAAAATAGTTCACGATTCCGCGGGACGCGCGGAAGATGCCGCCAAAGCTTGCCAGGATCTCTCCGGGCTGGCCATTGATCTGCAGAAACTTGTGGGCAGTTTCAAACTAAGGAC